From the Oryzias melastigma strain HK-1 linkage group LG13, ASM292280v2, whole genome shotgun sequence genome, the window TGTATCCACCTGTGAAGGCAGTTGTGAGTAGTGCCCAGTTTATATTTCATTGGGATCAAACCATTGCACCAATCATATCACGTCCCTACTGCAATCATGTGGTCTAGTTCATGGAAATATTGGTCAGTTTTACTCACGACTGTCCATGATAACTCTATTTTGTTAGTTTATTAAATGTCTACCAATAGAGTTCTGAATGATATCTGCATTTAGAGATCGACTACACATCTACTTGTAGCCATCTAATCTTGGAATATTTTCAGGTATCTATTGcaagttacaaaaataaattctgcaTTAGTATTTCCATCTATTCATCTTCAGAACCACTGAATCCATTTTGGGATCACTGATTTGACTTGGATTTACATGTGTAGGTTAGGGGAAAACACAGACATCTACTGTAGATCCATATTAGATATCTAATAGTCTTCTACAATAGATATCTATTAGATGACTAATAGACATGTGTCCAGTGGGAAGAAACTACCCAAATGCCATGTTTATAACATGCTAAGCATGATGGGACCACGACCCAATAACTTGTGGGACAGTCATCTGATAGAGATCTAAACCGCGACATGACATAGACCTCTATGAATTCATGTCAATCAGATGCATAATTCATATCCATAGCTGTGAACTTTGAAATAGACATGATGATTTAGATGTTTAATAGTTATGTCTGTGTCTAGTGGGGAGAAATTTGTATGTTCGTCCACTAAACAGAAGCAGGTAATACAGAGGTGAATTCCATTCTTTTGTATGCGTAATTTACAAGATGACCAAGTGCACTTTAGGTACTTTCGCATGTCAATCGACAGGTTTGATAAACTTCTCCATAGAATAGGTTCACTTATTACTCAAACTGGGACACAGTATGCCTGTTTCTTGACTTTTCTGGATGGAGTTTGCCATCATGTATtcttgttgttcacctttcggcataTCCTGTCAGGGGTTGCCaagtgaatcagctttcactgatctgCACACTtgatttggcagagagttttacgccagatgcccttcttgacacaaccctgtattttatccaagCTGGGGACCAGCACTTAGAGACCCGGACTTGCCCCCCTTTGTGGTACATAGCagcgtgaagggtcttgcccaaggacccacactggatgaagctcatcaTGTCCCCTGGGAAACAAACCCTGGTTGCCTTCAGATGGCACATTTATTGNNNNNNNNNNNNNNNNNNNNNNNNNNNNNNNNNNNNNNNNNNNNNNNNNNNNNNNNNNNNNNNNNNNNNNNNNNNNNNNNNNNNNNNNNNNNNNNNNNNNNNNNNNNNNNNNNNNNNNNNNNNNNNNNNNNNNNNNNNNNNNNNNNNNNNNNNNNNNNNNNNNNNNNNNNNNNNNNNNNNNNccctgtattttatccaagCTGGGGACCAGCACATAGAGACCCAGACTTGCCCCCCTTTGTGGTACATAGCAGCGTGAAGGGTCTtgctaaggacccacactggatgaagctcatcaTGCCCCCTGGGAAACAAACCCTGGTTGCCCTTCAGATGGCACATTTATTGACAAttatttgactaaagaaataatTAGAAGTGCAATTATGAgctaaatgttctttttgtgtcttccatcatgagaaaatgttcaaacaacatattaaaaacacaatttcatcagagtgggtctgcAAGAGAGCATGGAAAGCAACATGCTCAGAACCAGCCGCATCTCAAAGCTGGACTAGGAGGAACAACGCCGACAAAACGACCTCTGACCTGTGCAGAAGCCAGCGCCTGCTTCCTCTTACCCCCCGCTGTTTTTCCgacaccccccctccctcaaCTCCGCCTCTGGGGGTGGTGACACAGCGCACAATTACGCACAGACATAATAAACAATCAGCTCCGCAGCTGTCAAACACTCTGCTGTGTGAGGCTGCAATTTGTGCTGGCACTGGCGCTCGGCTGCAGCCTCGTCATGTAAAAGCTatttactttcacttttttacgAACCATCGGAGGACGTGGAGGCTCGGGCTCATTGTTAAACAGACTTTATTAGACAGAAGTTAGTTGCGAGAACCAATTTGAGGCTcttatttaaggaaaataatGTCTGACATAGTTGTGCCGTGACTCAGCCTGTGATTATTTATACCTTCCAAGCTCTTAAAGGTACATTGTTTGAGTGGAACAACAAGCCTTATGGTAGAGAAAGTCCCTAAATTCACATCAGATATTCCTGGAGCACACACCTAAACATTACAGGAATAATCCCTGATAATCCCGAGCTCCTCCAGTTTTAAGTGGATGAACCGAACTTCAATCTGTCAGTGAAACCATGCAATAAGTCTGAAATCCACTTGAGCTTTGCGCTCGCAGATCAAAGTGCTGAGTGTTTGTGTGAGAGGGCAACAACACTGACTGTGGGGGGATTAAAAACACccattatttaaatatataccCCCCACTCCCTCCCCTCCATCGCAAAGCACTGCTGCATTTTTCAAGCCCCGCTGACGCAAACGTTCACGCCAGCCACGGTTTGTCGCTCCATTCATCAAGGATTCTCTTTGAGGATTATTGTCGAGGACGCCTCTGGGGTGATGAGCCGGGAAGACGACGCAACCGAATCCTGCGTTAACAGACGCGCCGAAGAAGGAAGccaggaataaaataaaaaaaaaataaaaaaagcatggaGGCTGCACACGGTTGAACCACAAGTTTATTCACCTCCAAAAGACCACAGCTCTTCTAAAAGGCACTTCTCATGAACGCATCTTAACATCAAAACAAGTAAGAGCCAGGGAGggctttaaattaaatatatttacaataaataaaccatttataCAGATTTTTACAgctaaacttctttttttgtctggcAACTCTACAGAACACTTTGAACAGGAACATATGAGTGTGAATACTGAACTCTTCCCTTTCAATACTGTTTCAGCGGTACCTGTGTGTCCCTCAGAGCAGCAGAGAAACCAAGTCTCAGTTCGGGGCAGCTGCTCCTCCCGGAGTCCCCCCGTGCTTCCTCTCAGACGTGTGTGGGGTTTTCTGAGTGCAGGTCCGTCTTGGCCATGTGCAGGACAGCGGCGGGGGATTTGTAGTGGCAGTgggtgctgctgcagctcacgCCGCTGCAGGGCTTCCTGCTGCTAGTCCTGTCGCTCAGCTTCCTGCTGCATAGGCCCTGCCAGGTCTGCAGGGTTTTGGAGCTCCACACCCACACGCCGCTCGTGATGCCCACCACCAGCGACATGAAGATCTTCAGCATGAACACGGCGACGGTGGGCACGGACGCCTCCAGCGAGCACTTGCTGTTGTGGCTACTGAAGGAGTCGCACTCCTTCTGGAGGCCCCGCAGCTTCCAGTAGTCCATGTTGAGCCTCTCGTAGAAGTAGCAGACGATGACGCAGGTGGCTGGCACCGTGTAGAGGATGGAGTAGATCCCAATCTTCACCATCAGCTTCTCCAGCTTCTCCGTGTTCGTGCCTTCTGTCTTCATCACTTTGCGGATGTGGAAGAGCGCCACGAATCCGGTGAGGATGAAGGACGTACCAATGATCAGGTAGCAGGACAGAGGGATGAGGACAAAGCCAGTGAGCGCCCCGGAGTCCATGCTCCCCACATAGCACAACCCCGTCAGCTCGTCTCCAGCCACCTTCCTCATAGTGAGGATGACGATGGTCTTCAGAGCAGGGATGCCCCAGGCAGCCATGTGGAAGTAGTTGCTGTGAGCTTCGATGGCCTCATGGCCCCACTTCTTCCCTGCCGCCAGGaaccaggtgagggtcaggatGACCCACCAGATGGAAGACGCCATCCCAAAGTAGTAGAGGATGAGAAAGACTATGGTGCAGCCGGTGGACTCCAGCCCCTCCTGGATGATGTAGAGCTCGCCGTGCTCGCGGTCACAGGCGATGTTCTCGGCGCCCGCCACAGAGCGGATGATGAAGGCCACGGAGTAGACGTTGTAGCACATGGAGAGGAAGATGATGGGGCGCTCGGGGTACTGGAAGCGGTGGGGCTCCAGGAGGAAGGTCAGGACGGTGAAAGCAGTGGAGACGAAGCACAGGATGGACCACACCGTCATCCAGATGAAGGCGAAGTCCTTGTCCTGCCTGGACCAGTAGACGTCAACGGCCGGGGAGCAGCGGGGGGCGCAGGACTGACTCTTCTCCACAAACTGGAACTTGTCCGGGTTCTCGCAGGAGTCAGAGTCAGTCCCGCCGGGCAAGCGGCTGCTGGGGGTGTCCGGCTGCCTGGGGCGAGGGGGCACTGGAAGCATGCCTTCccctttctttttgtctttcttcccCTCCATCCTGGTTTCATTCTCGGGGGCCTCCATGCACAGGGCGTTGGGGTCATTTCTCGTGGGCAGCTTGGAGCAGTCCAGCGAGTCGGGCCAGGTGTAGCTGAACTTCTTCATGATGGGGGCACACCTGTCCCTGGCCTGCTCGCACATGGGTCTGCAGGCCGGGATGGAGGTGGACACTTTGTCCGTGCACATGGGGGCGTAGAGGGAGCAGAGGAAGAAGCGGAGGTGCACATCGCAGCCGTAGTCCACCAGAGGGGCGAACTCCTGCAGCTGGATGGCCGCCTCGGACTGGTCGTCGTGGTCCATGAAGTTGGGCATGCGGGTCAGGTTGTAGCCGATCCCCACGCACATGGGGATCACGATGGGCTCGCACTTGGCCGGGCGGTCCCGCTCCAGGTCGTAGAAGCTCATCTCCAGGCTGGAGGCGGAGATGGGCAGCAGCGCCCAGAGGAAGGTCCACACCTGCACCGGAGCGCCGCGCGGCGCGCTCATGGCTTCACACGGACACGCGCTCCCGTCCTCCGGAAGGGTCCGAGCGCAGACGGAGCTCCGCTACTCCCACATGTCCGCGGCTCCGCTCCTGCTGGAACCCCCGAAAACACAAAGCGCGTCTCTGGTAGGCTGACAGCTCCCGGGTAATCCGCACAGACGCTCCGAAAATACGCGGAAACTTCGATAAAAACGTTGGAAAAATGCGTAAAAACGCGCGTACGTCCTCCAGGTGGAGCGGCGGATCCGGGAGGCTGCGAGGCGGGGAGAAGCTGGCGGTTAACTCCGGACCTTCGCGCTCCGCTTCCAGACTCGACAGTAAAGTTTGAGAGGAGCTCAGCGGGACTTCAGTCAGgcagacaggaggaggagcagcaggaggaggaggaggagcagggcgCTCCATGACGCTCGCGTTTCAATCGGGTACCGCGCAAGGAAAATGATCAGACAGATGCTGGAGGATGGTCGAATACCTCCGACATTTCTGCCCCGAATAGTTCAGCAGTCATGTGGAAACAGCAGCCATAATAGTAAACGATAAACCCCTGACCTCATTTAACCCtttggttattttatttaattaattagtattatttaaaaatggaaaaatccgACCCAAATTAACTATTCTATTTTCTAAAGCACCAAAACCCCAAAAATTTAGTATTTAAATGAATGTGTTCTCATTTTCTCTCAGGACAGGGCCACATCTAAACATTAGAGGGCCTCTGGGTTGAAATTCAAGGTGGGCCCCGCTGCCCCCTAGATCAGCGCAGATTTATTACAACTACTTCACAGAAAATTCACAGTTTTGACTCCAACTTGTGTCCATACATTTATGAAACAGGGACAAGCTCTCAGGTGAAGCACTATCTCACCTGTCATTATCCTCACCTGCcatcacaaaatgtattttgattctttaaatgtttctctGCTATCAAATTTGATAGCCTTCAAGAACTTGTGTTGGAAAGAGAGTGGAATTTCATGAAGGTCAACACTCGATTCCCCGTTTTCAGCTTAAACATGAAGCCGGAAGGTAACTGGTGTCAAGAAAAAGgtgagaagacaaaaaaaaaaaaaaaaagttatttttgctagaagtaaaaaagcaaaaacctttCTTTATTTACTGTAGTATGGTAAAAATGAGGCTTATTATGCACACCATATGGAGGCTTCACATTCAAGGTGAGCATCTAGATTCTCTGGTCAAGCTTTCCAACAATGCAGTTCTCTGATCCTTTCAGTTATGCACTGTAAGGAAGACAAAATGCTCATATGACCAGCCTGCAAAAAAGCTGCACACTTTTGAATAAACCTTTACTGATTTGAAAGGTTtacaatttgaatttgaaagtCATTCTGTTGCAGATCTGATACTCAACCGTTACttgagtttttaacaaatttatcCTCAAAATCACTGTGTTTTGCGATTTTCTGATCAATCACAGCACAAGCGGTGAGGAGAGGAAACAGCGGTGCATGGAATCCTATGTAATCTGGTACCTTTAGCTTACTCAGCACATGCTAATAATctaatactttatttaaaaaaaatataaattatagaCAGTTTTATTACATGTCATCACTTTCAATTTGATATGCAATGTAGTTTGTCTGTCgttaattttgtgtttggatTTGACATAAAATTGCAGCGGTGTTTCAACAAAGATGGCGCTCATTAATCGGGTCCCAAGGAAAATGATCAGACGGATGCTGGAGGATGATTGAATAGCTCTGAATAGTTCAGCAGTCATGTGGAAACAGCAGACATCATAAACCTGTTTCAGATGGTAAACCCTTGACTTTAacttaattaaatatttgattcttcttttaatcatgtattattataaaaaaaacacaaaaatcagaacttcttcaacttttttctaatggaaaaaaagggatttaaataaaagtatttgaatgtttttcaagGACAGGACCACATGAAAACATTAGACGGCCTCTGGGTTGAAATTCAAAAATTTGATTCCATGCATTTATGATAGGACAACTGGAAAACTAGGGTAAGGTCAAAGGGGATGTGGACAAATTGTAAAATGTAGAGCATGAAGTCCATCAAACATCCTTCTGATGAGTTTGGATAATAAAACCTAGCGAGTAGTAAATTTTCACTCATACACTAAACAACGGAAACAACTTCAGAGTTTAGATGGAACTTTATCTTCTCTTTTTTCAATGACAGACAGCTCCAATGTTGAGTTTGCTGCTTAAAAACTGGTGTAGTGATGTGTGAATGAGAGAGATTTGAACGTGAATGTCCATATTCTGCATATGTCCACGCtgacatagactttttattataaGCGATCGCTCTAAAGTGGGTTTCCGACCTCGGAGGCTTTCCAGTCTCGGTGTGAACGTGACATAACTTCCAACTTTGTTTGTAACACGTAAAAGAAACAGACTGACACAGCTTATATAAACATTTCTGTGACTATTCTTACTCCCAATCTTATTAgcaacattaaataaaaacgtAGTTcaacattagccacgttagtgTATTCGCAACAACCTTGTTTGGAGCAGAATTAATCGATATATGAGGTGCTCCAGATTTTAAGGCAAActgttatttaaagaaaaaaaagctttaagtgTCTCTTATTTTGAGGAAAATACGATTATTGGGGTATACTTTTAAAGGTGCTTTCTACCCTGCTTTCAGGCTCAAAGTGCTTCACGGTTAGAGTCCCATACACCATGCACACAAACGTTCACACATAGATTACgactccactgccaaacactggtgccaacctataaccaccagcagcaatgtggggttcaatgTCTGGCCCAAGGACACTTAGACACATTGACACTTTGGGTAAAGTGTTCTTTGCAATCTTCAGGGGCTGACCACTGTACCCCTGCACCATGGCCGCCCCACTGCGTATAGGTTGTGTAAGGTTATGTGATCAATATTTGTGGTTACTGTAAAGAGTGCAAACTAGGTCAATGGCGGAATAGATTGTGTTCTTGGGTATCTTTGTGTTGGCGTGCAGCAGGCAGTTTCCCTCCACTTTGACCAATCCTTGCAGAGTTCCACGCTGCTTTAAAAGGCCTTTAAAGACAATCTTGAGCTGTTAGGCAATACCTATCCCCTTCATAtccccaataaaaaaagttgccaCTGCTGCTCTGACTCATACTCCGTGaggtttatttttctccactgtGTTTCTAGAAAATAACCCACTCCTCTGGTAAAGTGATAGTCCCACTGGAGTTTTACTGTTGCTGACTCCAAATTACTCAGTCACCATTTCTGCAAACGTTTTCACGCAGTATAATGTGAAACTTTATTGAGCGCTGCAGGTCGGTTTCCCTGAAAACAAAGCAGTCCCGCAGCTGGTGGGACTTTCAGCGCAAAGTGCTTCACGGGGTTGCTTTAAAAACACTCAGACACACATGGAACAAACAGAACGATGCGATAAAAAAGAGGGTCTGAATCCAAAGGAGGAGCGCCAGAGCGATAGCGGGGAGCAGGCTATTGTTTCCATCTAGTGGCTGAATGTGAAGAGCCCGTAGCTCCACAGCTGTTACGCCGAGCATTTGATCTTTTCTCAAACGGGGGTGGAACTCAAGGATTTTGGCCTCTCGCCCTGCAGGACTGAATTGCTTGTCAACTGCATGCTGTCTCTATTAGGCTGTCTGTTAAAGGTAGCTTTGCACCTGTCTCGCCTGAGAATGGCTGCTTGTTTGTCACACTTTGATCCATTTTTGGCAGCGCTTTCAAGTACAAGACAACATCACAATGACACTGTGAGACGAGCTCTTTACTGAGTGAAAACGATCcacaaaataaattcattttttttctgtagaaggCACCTGCCAATAAAAGACTTTAGCACCCTATTTTTATACGTCTTCTTCTTTGACACCTTTATTTTCTACTTTCAATGATCAGGGCTCCACTTCATGAAAGGAAGTTTACTCTCCCTAGATGACAAATTGAGCTGGTTGTGGGCTGTGTGCTGGAACCTTATCAGTTCTGGCGTCAGGCCCCCAACTTCAATTTAGCCCGAGCAAAGAAGGAGGAAGTACATTCCAGGCTTTCAGATGATATCTTTGTGTGCGACAGCACTGAAGCTGTTGgtgaattaaacaaaaatgctttaatgGGAGGTTCATCGTAGTCCGATTGCCCCTAACTtttagttcttcttttttttttttttaaggggtcATTGAAGAAGCTGGGGTgtgactgttaaaaaaaacactcagatcatatttttatttaatttaaaagcgcccccaggggtcttttaattatgattatattacttttaggaaaaatcaaaaagcttatGCCATTTTCtagcacatagtttctgcagagtgggagAAGTTCATTCAAAATCTGCCCCATTACCCTAACCATTTGCTGAGAGCTCTCGGTTTACATGCTCCCCCACTACCTTACCGTCCGTCACgcccccaacataacattaccgTTGCAACAAAATTGGTGACCATTAACTGAGCTGTCCAtcattacagttttgagccacattCCAGCTCacacgaggaaaacaaagatgttcatggatcaaGTTGTCATgactggatgcatcagaatagagcggagcagggagaagTTGGCCTTTTTATAATAtgtttctaaatgcattttttttgtgtgtttcatgaTCAGTTGAATATAGAAATATGATTATTTCcattataaatgtcctccactATGAGGAAAAAGCCACAcgtgttgaaaacaccaaaaaagtcattttcatccaagtaggtctttaaagaaattagTTGAACACAACTTTTATCAGGATACATAAGTCAAAAGCCAAGCTGGAGAAAAGTTTGAGACCCTCTGACCTGTTCTtaaatgtagaaatgttctttacaaTCACTCAGGGAAACATGAAAAGAGAATTACTTCTATTGGGACCTAACTGTAAACACGGATGCAAAAgcttaaacatttcttttctttgtgcaGTTATACACAATTgctttggtttaatttttttattcgtccatccgtccatccatccatccaccaaaTTTCTTATTACTAAATCATTAAAAagtcaataattatttaattgctTCTACCTTTTAGTTGTAGTAGCCATTAAAATTAGGAAAATTTTGTTGcctccattcatttttttatgtttctgtgttATGAtgctttagtctttttttaatcattttgttttcttatagGACTGCACTTTGGTTAATtgaaacttgtttaaaaataaactattttattgaCTGAGTGGCAGGACTATAGAAGAGTCTGAGGCTTAAAAAGGGATTGTCCctttacaaaaaacatgttttaaaaaaaaagtaaactccTGTACCGATTGTGGcagagaaattaaaacaaaacctttaaagGGTTACTAAAAagcttttcttaagcctttcataGTAAtctatatccacatatatgatcatataatgACATTGGCTCATTAAAGACCAAATTCCTTTATGATTTAGGAGTAGTTTTCCTACCTGGAGGTAAAACGACTCAACctttgaggctccgcctttcactccaaCGTCAACGTGTCTTGGTTTGTCTCAAAGGAGCCCGGTCAATTGCAGAcgggacacaattggaagatatacggtttggtgcatttaaaataaaagctttgtgctgatcaccgctagcacCGTGGAGAAAGTGTGCgcgttagcctgggggcggtgctggctgCGCAGGCTCTTcctagaaggggctgttctcacttgtgAGAACCCACTCGTTTCatgttggaaggggctggtgctcaaaaAGCAGGGTTTTTAGAGCAACGCTTAAAATGCGTGAATGggtcaaaataccactttgtgggagtttatagtgaggaatgaaggTTATAATAGACTTAAAATCTCAAAAGTTGATTTTCTATACAGTAAGCCCTTTAATGTTATCACAGTGATACTTTCTCCCGTGTGAATGCGAGGGCAACAGAGCTGAACATTAGTATCTTATGTTTCTGTGCCAACAAGCTTTGCAAACCTGAagccaaataaagtttaacttttgCTTCTTCTCATCTACTTTTGGCAAAACTATcaaggacaaaaacacaaacaaatcctACCAATAACTCCCCttcttttcacagaaaaacatcCACGGAGAACAAATAGCATTGTGTCCCTGATTGGTCCAGGAGCCACAAGGTCTGACCACAGTATTGCTGCGATTCCTGGGCCCCACAAAAGGATACCATTATacttttttggtgtgtttttatttcacctAATCGTGTTATTTCTTCCTGACCTGAAACACGCACGGGTGCAGGAACACGGGCAAAAAGAGAGCGTTCAATTGTTTCTGGCTTGAAGCAGATGTGTTTTTTAGAAGGTCAGTGCTATTCACTTTACCGTTTGTGGAGAAAATGGAtatgtgttatttatttctccCACTCGCTTGCATGTATGTCGTACGGCTGCATGTCAAGCCTCCGTCTCTGTAATAAGTAGCCTTTACAAATAACCCCCCGTCttttatttcacacatttatcaGGCGGTTGGTTCGAGTGTGGGTCGTGCACTGACTGCCTCTTACTTACTGGTTATCATATATCAGGAACGCAGCCATAAACTTGATGTGGAACAATGGGGGGAACCTCGCCACAAGCTGGCATGGCTCTACTATCCCACAGGCACAGGTTTTTTCAGGTTATTATGAGTGTAACAAGAGACACATCACGCA encodes:
- the fzd9b gene encoding frizzled-9b; the encoded protein is MSAPRGAPVQVWTFLWALLPISASSLEMSFYDLERDRPAKCEPIVIPMCVGIGYNLTRMPNFMDHDDQSEAAIQLQEFAPLVDYGCDVHLRFFLCSLYAPMCTDKVSTSIPACRPMCEQARDRCAPIMKKFSYTWPDSLDCSKLPTRNDPNALCMEAPENETRMEGKKDKKKGEGMLPVPPRPRQPDTPSSRLPGGTDSDSCENPDKFQFVEKSQSCAPRCSPAVDVYWSRQDKDFAFIWMTVWSILCFVSTAFTVLTFLLEPHRFQYPERPIIFLSMCYNVYSVAFIIRSVAGAENIACDREHGELYIIQEGLESTGCTIVFLILYYFGMASSIWWVILTLTWFLAAGKKWGHEAIEAHSNYFHMAAWGIPALKTIVILTMRKVAGDELTGLCYVGSMDSGALTGFVLIPLSCYLIIGTSFILTGFVALFHIRKVMKTEGTNTEKLEKLMVKIGIYSILYTVPATCVIVCYFYERLNMDYWKLRGLQKECDSFSSHNSKCSLEASVPTVAVFMLKIFMSLVVGITSGVWVWSSKTLQTWQGLCSRKLSDRTSSRKPCSGVSCSSTHCHYKSPAAVLHMAKTDLHSENPTHV